Proteins encoded in a region of the Xylocopa sonorina isolate GNS202 chromosome 1, iyXylSono1_principal, whole genome shotgun sequence genome:
- the LOC143426254 gene encoding uncharacterized protein LOC143426254 produces the protein MSCCKREESNLYIDNNNCANHDDTPFCLCRYNGGCLVPTSCNTLCSVNNATVNLEPCQCMEEMEWNCYTPPKPSCKWLSNFSELRRRWSNHARQRNCKCCNCKPRINMTNDVMSLVYVDNAIRSASHTCMHTSNNGWKKENAHCSLLSYIGNIGYTILVPGPLALVSFILLILIMIGLSLGLTIYPHYFPKKCLKNILAKNCR, from the exons ATGTCATGTTGCAAAAGGGAAGAAAGTAACCTGTACATTGATAATAATAACTGTG CGAACCATGACGATACTCCGTTTTGTTTATGTCGATATAATGGAGGATGTCTTGTTCCTACTAGCTGTAATACCCTTTGCTCTGTTAATAACGCTACAGTAAACTTGGAACCTTGTCAATGTATGGAAGAAATGGAGTGGAATTGTTATACGCCACCTAAACCAAGTTGTAAGTGGTTAAGTAACTTTAGCGAGCTacgtcgacgatggagtaatcACGCTAGGCAACGAAACTGTAAATGTTGCAATTGCAAACCACG GATTAATATGACAAATGATGTGATGAGTCTGGTATATGTCGACAATGCAATAAGAAGTGCATCACATACATGTATGCATACAAGTAACAATGGATGGAAAAAAGAAAATGCACATTGTAGTTTGCTTTCTTATATTGGAAATATTGGTTACACTATACTGGTACCTGGTCCATTGGCATTGGTTTCATTTATATTATTAATACTTATTATGATTGGATTATCTCTTGGCTTAACTATTTATCCACATTATTTTCCTAAAAAGTGCTTGAAAAACATTCTGGCTAAAAATTGTAGATGA
- the LOC143422055 gene encoding uncharacterized protein LOC143422055: METGFLNFHDEEHFSDFSLSLEQNLMEKPQDLLMHMVENDFDYMETHLDITNSDNLWNNEHKHDDDVDEMSEIPTISKIDSIKEDFAKVLTDWQEHIGHLQTSDMDEYMDIIGLSMNTTDKRNFCSIENILQDEQAMHNLESDFLTIKQEDAGKESFHVNQNISDSKSSNKECITKENSYHKIGDFVKGNKDKKKAGTETKSLLIQPKHSRNQSKLKKNIHKYDSIGIDMSANLLAKQKKKKRGKPLQCNKDIQNNDQEDNNKSTNQLPVLEAGDVKSLLEQFEASESTLISNSPSVKTNAECKLESPMKTNEIQQCMKQSEILNLHKNIKDALPKEMIEKIKTSARKKVISVIPAIPNMQNSGRSNGTRMQDAAASLLRNKLLKIVTNNTKSKTIDGGLVQLDHDYCSTSSSINSSDSNIYEKQSFSSHLSKSLIKSKEYSTESNSKKDSGLESGEVSDNSEEQSGISIVSDIQVNKPVKQLQNEAKDSRKETSANQVNYQQVDISNNSANCAVTQTQNVSSINSIPEIKIQSALATSILQLRQGVLSKTKFIQTGNQKVKQMISVLKKPPNVQQTPVTKESSNESVVTTTNSSNNTINSSNNQVQNTTVQDSEQKFTQEEEKKPPRKKLNLAEYRSRREQNRSDNSRTSSPLQPMTLIYVHHASTTTEPIKDDPTNLIWSEREIVSVLKPKADVEEKKIRPKPPTRDIGIQTYETVFEFPPKTLTDIDERPRDNNAQDENERSCKRHRISSNSSRSRSRSKSKSKSRSRSRSSSNRSKSRKRSNARHRRISHRRSSVSSTSSWSSRSRSHSHSRSRSRSRSRSRSRSNTRSSFSSGSRYSRSRSRSSRSRSRSSSRYSSCSRSSSRSNFGRSKWSRRRRRERRYHRSYDRHRQHSASNYSYRDWRRSPTNSYRRSYDNWYDREKQRQVEERRVIYVGRLDEGITKADLRRRFETFGPVVDISIHFREHGDNYGFVTFAYKNDAYKAVEHGNDDPALPRYDLCFGGRRAFCKVKYADLDGMASNSLNSGHVLPDNEDNTFDLLLKEAKAKLRKRKV, translated from the exons ATGGAAACAGGATTTTTAAATTTTCACGATGAAGAACACTTCTCTGACTTTTCGCTATCCTTGGAGCAG AATTTAATGGAAAAACCTCAGGATTTATTGATGCACATGGTTGAAAATGATTTCGATTATATGGAAACACATCTTGATATTACAAACTCTGATAATTTGTGGAATAACGAGCACAA ACATGACGATGATGTGGATGAAATGTCAGAAATCCCAACAATTTCTAAAATCGATAGCATTAAAGAGGATTTTGCAAAAGTTCTTACCGATTGGCAGGAACACATCGGTCACTTACAG ACATCGGACATGGATGAATATATGGATATCATAGGATTAAGCATGAATACTACGGATAAAAGAAACTTCTGTAGTATAGAAAATATACTTCAAGATGAACAAGCAATGCATAATTTAGAATCCGATTTCCTTACAATAAAACAAGAAGATGCAGGAAAAGAGTCTTTTCACGTTAATCAGAATATATCAGATTCGAAAAGCAGTAACAAAG aatgcataacaaagGAGAACTCATATCATAAGATAGGTGATTTTGTAAAAGGTAATAAGGATAAGAAGAAAGCGGGGACAGAAACTAAATCACTGTTAATTCAACCAAAACATTCAAGAAACCAAAGTAAATTGAAGAAGAACATACACAAATATGATAGCATAGGAATTGATATGAGTGCAAACTTATTGGCaaagcagaaaaagaaaaaaagagggaaacCTTTGCAGTGCAATAAAGACATACAAAACAATGATCAAGAAGATAATAACAAATCTACAAATCAATTACCAG TTCTGGAAGCTGGAGATGTTAAAAGTTTGCTGGAGCAATTTGAAGCTTCAGAGAGTACTTTGATATCAAATTCCCCGTCTGTAAAAACTAACGCAGAATGTAAGTTGGAATCGCCTATGAAAACTAACGAAATTCAGCAATGCATGAAACAATCTGAGATTTTAAATCtacataaaaatattaaagATGCCTTACCCAAAGAAATGATTGAAAAAATAAAG ACGTCTGCACGTAAAAAGGTGATTTCAGTAATACCAGCAATACCTAATATGCAAAATAGTGGTCGCAGCAATGGAACTCGTATGCAAGATGCTGCTGCATCACTTCTTAGAAACAAACTTTTGAAAATA GTGACAAACAATACTAAAAGCAAAACCATTGATGGTGGACTAGTCCAGCTGGATCATGATTATTGTAGTACTAGTTCCTCCATTAACAGTTCGGATAGTAACA TATATGAGAAACAATCGTTTTCATCGCATTTGAGTAAAAGTCTTATAAAAAGTAAAGaatattcaactgaaagtaactCGAAGAAAGATAGTGGTTTGGAATCAGGTGAAGTAAGTGATAACAGTGAAGAACAGTCAGGAATTAGTATAGTTAGTGATATTCAAGTGAATAAACCTGTAAAACAATTGCAAAACGAAGCAAAGGATTCTAGAAAGGAAACATCAGCAAACCAAGTGAATTATCAACAAGTTGACATTTCTAATAACAGTGCAAATTGTGCTGTTACCCAAACTCAGAATGTGTCTTCGATCAATTCAATACCTGAAATTAAAATACAATCTGCTCTGGCGACGAGTATTCTTCAATTACGACAAGGCGTCTTAAGCAAAACAAAATTTATACAGACAGGAAATCAGAAGGTAAAACAAATGATTTCGGTATTAAAGAAACCACCTAATGTACAACAGACACCTGTTACAAAGGAAAGTTCCAACGAAAGTGTTGTAACTACTACCAATAGCTCGAATAATACTATCAATAGTTCAAATAATCAAGTACAGAATACCACTGTTCAAGACAGCGAACAAAAATTCACTCAAGAGGAGGAGAAAAAGCCACCACGTAAAAAATTAAATTTGGCAGAATATAGAAGTAGAAGAGAACAGAATCGTAGTGACAATAGTAGAACAAGTTCACCGCTACAACCCATGACACTGATATACGTTCATCATGCTTCCACTACAACTGAGCCCATTAAGGATGATCCTACGAATTTGATTTGGTCGGAGAGAGAAATTGTGTCGGTTTTAAAACCGAAAGCAGACgtagaagagaaaaaaattcgtCCAAAACCACCTACTCGCGACATAGGAATTCAAACTTACGAAACAGTATTTGAATTTCCCCCAAAGACTTTAACTGACATTGATGAAAGACCAAG AGATAATAATGCACAAGATGAGAATGAACGATCTTGTAAAAGACACAGAATTAGTTCGAATTCAAGTCGATCTAGATCAAGAAGTAAAAGTAAAAGCAAGAGTAGAAGCAGGAGCAGAAGTAGTAGTAATCGAAGTAAATCTCGTAAACGCAGTAATGCTCGTCATCGAAGAATAAGTCATCGACGTAGTTCTGTCAGCTCGACTAGCAGTTGGTCGTCGCGATCGCGTTCGCATTCGCATTCGCGATCGCGTTCACGTTCACGTTCTCGTTCACGTTCACGTTCAAATACAAGATCCAGTTTCAGTTCAGGATCAAGATATTCTCGATCACGTTCTAGATCATCCAGATCAAGGTCCCGATCGTCTTCTCGATATTCTAGTTGCTCTAG gTCTTCATCTCGTTCAAATTTCGGAAGAAGTAAATGgtcaagaagaagaagacgagaaAGAAGATATCATAGAAGTTATGATAGGCATAGGCAGCACTCTGCAAGCAATTATAGTTACAGAGATTGGAGAAG ATCACCAACAAATTCATATCGACGATCCTACGATAATTGGTATGATCGAGAGAAGCAAAGACAAGTGGAAGAGCGGAGAGTGATTTACGTCGGACGATTGGATGAAGGAATTACTAAAGCTGATTTACGTAGAAGATTTGAAACTTTTGGCCCCGTGGTAGACATTAGTATACATTTTCGTGAGCATGG AGATAACTACGGTTTCGTAACTTTCGCTTACAAAAATGACGCATACAAAGCTGTTGAACATGGTAACGATGATCCCGCTTTACCTAGATACGATCTATGTTTTGGAGGACGTCGTGCTTTTTGTAAAGTAAAATATGCTGATCTTG ATGGTATGGCGAGTAATTCACTTAATAGCGGCCACGTGTTACCAGATAACGAAGATAATACATTTGACCTACTGTTAAAAGAAGCAAAAGCGAAATTGCGCAAACGAAAGGTTTGA